The genomic DNA AGGCGTCCATTTCTTTTTCTTTTCAATTTGCTTCGTTACTTCACTCATTAATACGTCCACTGCTGCGTTACTATGAGCTAACACAAGTACCGATTTTCCTTTTTGATAATGAGCCGAAATAATACGTGATAAATTGTAAGACTTCCCTGTTCCAGGCGGTCCCCACACGTACGTTGTCGGATTGTAAAACGAACGATACGCCAATTCATTTTTCGGATTTTTCATCTTCTCAATATGTTTCGGACTGCTCGTCCCATCAACAAGACGCTTTATACGATTACGTTTTAGCTTATCTTTATGCGCCTCTTTCAATCGCTCTTGCAGTTGCTCTAAAAGCTGCCACGGTTCACTATATAAAACAGCCTCTCTTATTTCGCCTTGTATATAATCATTTAACTTCAGTTCTATTTCTAATCCATGTACAGATAATACTTCTCCTGTCGCTTCCTCACCATCGAACTCAATTCGAATGGGTGAACCTTCAGGTAAGCTTACTTCCGAAATAAGCTGAAATACATATACTGTACTTTCATAATCTGTATATAAAAAACGACCGTTCATGATAGAAATTTTACTACCACCTATCGTTTTCCAATGTTTAATTTCATACGCTAATGCATAATGCCACTCTTTCATCGTTTCCGATAATGAAGGAGTTTGAGTAGGTGTATTCATCGTATAATCTCCTTCCTTCTCCCCAAACATACTTTCTCACTATACCATATAACACGCTAAAATTTGTAAGGTTTTTATCTTGCTTATTTTCTTAATTTTCAATATTATTTTACGTATAAAATTTTCAGAAAGAAGGAATCTACATGCCAATTAGAAGAATAGAACACGTTGGACTTATGGTTGCAAACTTAGAAACATCTATTACTTTTTATGAAAAAGTAGTTGGCTTACAGCTTATTAAACGTATGGGTCACCCAAATCCAGACTTAAAACTCGCTTTTTTAGGGGTGAAAGAATCGAAGGAAACGATACTCGAACTCATTGAAGGTTATAACTCTTCTCTTCCGGCAGAAGGAAAAGTACATCACATTTGCTTTAAAGTAGATTCATTAAAAGAAGAAATTGAAAGACTCAAGAAACATGGAGTAACCTTTTTACTAGGAGAAGAAATCGAAACATTACCGGATGGAACACGTTACATATTCTTCGCGGGTCCTGATGGGGAATGGATTGAGTTTTTTGAAACCAAGAGATAAAGTAAACCTTTATGTTGCGGGATAGAAAAGGAGCCGGAATTCCGGCCCTTGTTTTTAACCAGTAACAATGAAACATACCTCCAACCTGAGAATTCACCAAGGTTAAAAACATAATCATTTTGTTAGGAGGAGAGAATGGTAAATACAGTCTTTATTATTGTTTTTTGGATACCTATACTATTTCCAATCCTTTAT from Bacillus basilensis includes the following:
- a CDS encoding VOC family protein; amino-acid sequence: MPIRRIEHVGLMVANLETSITFYEKVVGLQLIKRMGHPNPDLKLAFLGVKESKETILELIEGYNSSLPAEGKVHHICFKVDSLKEEIERLKKHGVTFLLGEEIETLPDGTRYIFFAGPDGEWIEFFETKR